In the Mya arenaria isolate MELC-2E11 chromosome 11, ASM2691426v1 genome, one interval contains:
- the LOC128209528 gene encoding uncharacterized protein LOC128209528 produces the protein MAAIENNGLIMEVTSHGELNVNNGVKDDISDSMVNNDQICVTDEDMLNDVLSNTQEASFPDSVQLQYTNISDENGVLQDGAILEEADGQVVHFITNDDEDPSDNAQLTNNFVDGNTATFDGNDTEIMQTPDQNVNVQFSTFQNQQMTTFQAAPSQVIIQNPDVTDSIQPVQQVLLTQSVNKQDPAPLGSSLNPIRIIQQGNQYTPVQQLTTDQLQQIMHVVQQQQAAKAGSSVLYNAQTNTKIVYRVIYPSQLHKDSDNTDSATLANSLPKRVYKKRMKEEEEKIEGPELSKEEKEMRKKMRPKTRSGRISKPPKHMVSDYKHIHVLDYDEDYDDDDGGYSDFKNSEAEDGEEIPIRTNDDLVTYGLDSYKPKKWKCITCGKAYIGRAGLGRHLRINPSHGAIDPDGDGDMEPPDPNITPPDPPDESQLGIPVTPNGGLIAANSTGSFSEDSRDSAVSLTHTQTPQPRGRGRGRGRGHWRGRGAWRGVDAATRRKNKLKEIVRECTDEELMEIVLPHLAKVITLWEFLLMKVEQGSPPGDVHVDSVYREYENLHSHVRNLCQKYLELIPQLEPVQDSQKVLQVDNKVIAEALGLEMGTHKVKAIQDNDSELQYRYKFLTTNTEFIKRSVLKRTVEVVSPEEMISPSKKPKPTAHVKTRNVLEKTEAQCGKESDNVVIVTNNRGSPSKGVTMSPMINKSQPLTSNIKVLPPMSVVGFGNSKAAYSGKTVSLLSSNSSTSSIASPIQSSTITSSPQKIIIVSGMNQSGLGSTALTSTPKVVGQKSVVTSLTTAVPLSAPVTSQPAGQIITLTNGQVNSQSGIIINDNGSATYTVADLTNNVQDGRQSINSVAVNSGVQQQVIIKLPPVTSTQQFLQPKLVLHGNEMNMLNSIPQSASGFVQLNPGLQTILPSDDTLSVQSSPNSLQSSVLYTFANGSGAASSDKVVLINSDTVYLNDTTDSFPVLQTDINDSTSQNSYTTSDGVLVNGNSSSQSDNKNHMDQESGSILNTGDSEQFLTTLPLEGRDHTVEFRSDQEFDGANLDGIACNGSTDDMDPGAVNGQDGLGDDEMGQVETMQVPAANIYQTEDGLIFIQNPDGTTLQLQGSDGQPVSMETVQALLGMDIDTQLITAENSQ, from the exons atggctGCCATCGAAAATAATGGATTGATTATGGAAGTTACGTCCCATGGTGAACTAAACGTAAACAATGGGGTAAAGGATGACATTTCTGATTCTATGGTCAACAATGATCAGATTTGCGTTACTGATGAAGACATGTTAAACGATGTGTTGTCTAATACACAGGAAGCTTCTTTTCCAGATAGTGTACAGTTGCAGTACACCAACATTTCAGATGAAAATGGGGTCCTCCAGGATGGTGCAATATTAGAGGAGGCTGATGGACAAGTGGTCCATTTCATCACAAATGATGATGAAGATCCTTCAGATAATGCCCAActaacaaacaattttgttGATGGAAACACAGCAACCTTTGATGGAAATGACACAGAAATTATGCAAACACCAGATCAAAATGTCAATGTGCAGTTCAGTACATTTCAAAACCAACAAATGACCACATTTCAAGCAGCCCCGAGTCAAGTTATAATACAAAATCCCGATGTTACAGACAGTATCCAGCCTGTTCAACAAGTGTTACTGACTCAGTCTGTGAACAAACAAGATCCAGCTCCGTTAGGGTCAAGTTTAAATCCAATCAGAATAATCCAGCAAGGAAACCAGTATACACCAGTGCAGCAGTTGACAACAGACCAATTACAGCAAATCATGCATGTTGTTCAGCAGCAACAAGCAGCTAAAGCTGGTTCAAGTGTTCTTTATAATGCACAGACAAATACCAAAATTGTGTATCGAGTCATATATCCATCTCAATTACACAAGGATTCCGACAACACAGACAGTGCTACACTTGCAAATAGTTTACCAAAGCGTGTTTACAAGAAGAGAATGAAAGAAGAGGAAGAAAAGATTGAAGGTCCGGAATTATCAAAGGAAGAAAAAGAAATGAGGAAGAAAATGCGACCCAAAACTAGATCTGGACGTATATCGAAGCCCCCAAAGCACATGGTATCAGATTATAAGCATATTCATGTGTTAGATTATGATGaagattatgatgatgatgatggtgggtATTCTGATTTCAAGAACAGTGAAGCAGAAGATGGGGAAGAAATTCCTATTAGAACAAATGATGACCTTGTAACATATG GTTTAGACAGTTACAAGCCAAAGAAATGGAAGTGCATTACCTGTGGTAAGGCTTACATTGGGAGAGCAGGGCTAGGTCGACATTTGCGCATAAACCCCTCACATGGAGCCATTGATCCTGACGGTGACGGTGATATGG AACCCCCTGATCCAAACATAACACCACCAGACCCCCCAGATGAAAGTCAGCTGGGCATACCTGTGACCCCAAACGGTGGCCTCATTGCTGCCAACAGCACAGGCAGCTTCTCCGAGGACAGTCGAGACTCTGCAGTGAGTCTCACACACACCCAGACTCCCCAGCCTCGGGGTAGGGGAAGGGGACGGGGACGTGGCCATTGGAGGGGAAGGGGAGCATGGAGGGGAGTCGATGCTGCCACAAGGAGAAAGAACAAATTAAAGGAG ATTGTGCGTGAGTGTACAGATGAGGAGCTGATGGAGATCGTGCTGCCTCACCTGGCCAAGGTGATCACACTCTGGGAGTTTCTCCTCATGAAGGTGGAGCAAGGCAGTCCCCCTGGGGACGTACATGTGGACAGTGTCTACCGAGAGTATGAGAACCTCCACTCTCATGTTCGCAATCTCTGCCAGAAATACCTCGAACTCATCCCGCAGTTGGAGCCTGTGCAAGATTCACAAAAAGTGCTTCAG GTTGACAACAAGGTGATAGCTGAGGCTCTAGGACTTGAAATGGGAACTCACAAGGTGAAGGCCATACAAGACAATGACAGTGAACTGCAGTATAGGTACAAGTTTCTCACTACCAATACAGAATTCATAAAACGCAGTGTACTGAAACGAACTGTTGAAGTCGTTTCACCAGAGGAAATGATCTCACCAAGCAAAAAACCAAAACCTACTGCACATGTGAAAACTAGGAATGTACTGGAGAAAACTGAAGCACAATGTGGTAAAGAATCTGACAATGTTGTCATAGTGACGAATAATAGAGGCTCTCCGAGTAAGGGTGTGACTATGAGCCCCATGATAAACAAATCACAGCCATTGACGTCAAATATTAAGGTACTTCCTCCCATGTCAGTAGTGGGGTTTGGTAATTCTAAGGCAGCTTATTCAGGGAAAACAGTGTCATTACTCTCATCTAATTCATCCACCTCATCTATCGCTTCACCAATCCAGTCATCTACCATTACCTCCTCACCACAGAAAATCATCATAGTCTCAGGGATGAACCAGTCTGGCCTTGGCTCCACAGCCCTCACTAGTACGCCAAAAGTTGTTGGCCAGAAATCTGTAGTAACTTCATTGACTACGGCAGTCCCACTGTCAGCTCCAGTCACCTCTCAACCAGCCGGCCAGATCATTACACTGACCAATGGTCAGGTGAACTCTCAGAGTGGGATTATAATCAATGACAATGGGTCAGCCACTTACACTGTGGCAGATCTTACTAATAATGTTCAAGATGGGAGGCAGAGTATTAACAGTGTAGCAGTGAATTCCGGGGTGCAACAGCAAGTTATTATCAAACTTCCACCAGTTACAAGTACTCAGCAGTTTCTGCAACCAAAACTAGTGCTACATGGGAATGAGATGAACATGTTGAATTCCATACCTCAGAGTGCCAGTGGGTTTGTGCAGCTCAATCCTGGACTACAAACAATTCTTCCTTCAGATGACACATTATCTGTTCAAAGTAGTCCGAACAGTttgcagtccagtgttctgtACACGTTTGCTAATGGAAGTGGAGCTGCAAGTTCTGACAAAGTAGTGCTTATAAATTCAGATACAGTGTATCTAAATGATACAACAGATTCCTTTCCAGTGCTTCAAACTGATATAAACGACTCAACATCACAGAATTCTTATACAACTAGTGATGGTGTTTTAGTAAATGGAAATAGTTCTTCTCAAAGTGACAACAAAAACCATATGGACCAAGAGTCAGGGTCTATATTGAACACTGGAGATTCAGAGCAGTTCCTTACAACACTTCCTTTAGAAGGGAGGGACCATACCGTGGAGTTTAGATCTGACCAGGAGTTTGATGGGGCCAACCTGGATGGTATTGCATGTAACGGTTCTACTGATGATATGGATCCTGGAGCTGTTAATGGCCAAGACGGGCTTGGGGATGATGAGATGGGACAGGTGGAGACAATGCAGGTCCCTGCCGCTAACATCTACCAGACAGAGGATGGGCTCATCTTTATACAGAATCCTGATGGCACAACACTGCAGCTTCAGGGATCTGATGGACAGCCTGTTTCCATGGAAACTGTTCAAGCCCTTCTTGGCATGGACATAGATACACAACTTATCACAGCTGAAAATAGccagtaa